Part of the Toxorhynchites rutilus septentrionalis strain SRP unplaced genomic scaffold, ASM2978413v1 HiC_scaffold_358, whole genome shotgun sequence genome, tttgacTGAAGTCTCTTCAGGCTAATATCGTGACAAACAACTCATATCTTGTGTCGAAAGGCGAGCCATTTGACCTTCCTAGGTTTTGTAGGCCAGTAAGTTGTTTAGTCGTCATGATGTTAATATGACAGTTTAAATAATATGATTATCATCACACACACAAATccggttagaaaaaaaaactgaatcgtTGATTATGCGAAAATCATCAAACCAAAAGCACGTTAAAATCCAACTCTGACcgacacaaaaacaaaaagcagCGCGTATATTTAAGCCAATATAAGAAAAGCGAtgtccttttttttctttacctTTCGACAAGAACTCGGCAATAACTCACTTGAGTATGGTTACAAGAAGGTGCCTCAGTTTCCTGCGCTTTCACCACATTTTTCATCCGTCTACTCTCGTTCATACTTCTTCAATCACACAGAGGTTGTTTTTTATCGCTCAATAGACTCTTTCGACAACCAGTGTTCATTAATGTCGCCTAATAACCAATTCAATGAAAGAAAAGAAATAGAGAGAGATAGTTTTAAGAGCTGTTCTATGACAAACTAACGGCTCAGCACCCGAAAGAACTGAATAATTTTCATCCCACTAACAAGCAGCCGACCACCAGACGAATTCCCTTGCGGGCGCTACTTACCAACTCGCATCGTTCACTTGTGGCTTAAGTTTCTTTATCTCCTTGAGAGCCCAATTCGCGAGGGTCTTAGTTCGCGAGGTGGACGATTTCTTGCCTTCGTTCAAGAGCTGCTGAATTTGTGGATCTTCAACCAGTTGTAACAGTGGAGGACCAAAAGCCGTGCACATATCACCAATTAATCCTGCAGCGATAGCTATATTTCCATCCGACAGCTCGGTGTCTTTCGAAATCGAGGTGATATAGTTGATAATGAATGCCACGTGGGGCTGAAGCAAGTTAACATCTTCATGTGGTGTTTTGTCGAGGCCTTTCAGTCCCTGAACGATGCCGGTGTAGGCCTCTAGGACACTCTCGCGCAGTTCATTCAAGTAATCGATTGTATCATAGTCAGTCGTGTCAATTTGCACCTGCGTAGCATGCGTCAACATTTGCAGAACAATGGTAAGATATTTTTTAAAGTCGGGTCCAATGCTCAGTGCCATATCGCCAAAAACGGACAGAATTTGTGGTTTCACGCTACGGTGAATCGAGGGATTGCTGAGATTTTCCAATAGCAACGTCATAATTTCATCACAGTAcggaagaattttgtttttcaatcctCGGCAGATGTCACCAGCGAGGCCGACAGCAGTGCAGCACACTTGATACTCTTCATGGTTTTTCAATCCCATGTACAGGTATTCTTTGAACGCATCCATATACTTGATGAAGCCTTCTCCGAGCAAATCGACCAGCGTTGATACAGCCATCAAAGCATCCTCCTGAACACCTCCAACTTTGCCGGAACTTGAACTGAACATCGTTAGCAGGGCTGTCATAATAGCATCCGAGATTTGGGGAGCGTCCTTGGCGTCAACTTTTCGTAAAACCGATTGCAATGTGGCACATAGTAGAGATTGTAAGTCGTTGAATTGATGCCGGTCGGTGTGAGTGGAAATGTGCGATTCCATTTGGAGCACCTGATTCAATCGTTCCAAGATGACCATTGTGGTTTTCTGCACGGAAACGTAACAATCTTGCGGTGAATTTTTGATCATTTCCATCAATGCTTCGTACGCAGATGAACGAAGATTTGCCTGTGCGCCATCAGCACGATCGGTTGTTTCCAGCAGGTTACTGATGATAAAATCGAAGTACTGCGACAGACAGTACGTTGGGGGCGGATCATCATTAGCTGCCTCGTAGGCTGCGTCTGATAAGCCGGTGAAAGCCCAACAAACGTTGGTTGCAACACGTGGTTCGGATTTCAGTCCACTCAGGAGTGCCTTCAACAATGGTTCCAAGTACTGCTCGTTGATTGCAGCTTCAGGTATTACCTGTAACAAaggaaaataatgaaatttcttCCTGCCTTCAAACAACAATCGGACAATTATTACCTCGCAAATTCTTCCAAATGTCCACGCGCAAGTGTCTCTGACAATAACGCTCTGGTCATACATCAGTTCAATCAACGTTGGCATAGCCTGCTCGACAAGCGGTTTGAGAGTGTTCCCTTCCAACCCACTGAGAATCGATCCAAACACCATCAACGCAGCGTCTCGATAGCGCCAGTTGGATGATTTGATGTTATTATTCACGAACGGCAAAACGTGGGGAACGATTTCATCTTCACAGCAGGTGGCCAACAGCATCAAACATACACCCGCGGACTTTGAAGGGTTCCAGTCATCCTCATCATCGAACTCTTCCTGACGGGTCAATTTTTCCATCAGGACAGGAGCGAGGAATTGGAGGGCTCCTCGAGCGTAGTGGCGTGAAACACAATTCGGAGGCCGTCCGGCATCTGCTGCCTCCTGCGCTTCAATAGCTAGATCGATCTCCTCATCGCTTACATTCGACCAAAATTCAATACCCTGCAATGCTATCTGCTCGTTGTCCGATTTCATTGCCTCTAGGGTGATAGGAAACAAAGCTTGTGCCATGTACGCTTCCATATGTTGATAATAGAGGCTTAGAATTTTCACCAAACATTGAAGAGCCGCTACACAGATTTGTGTGTCACTGGACTGTGTCGCCTCACAAACAACTTCCATTATATAGTTTCTCTCAGCCGTCTCCTCAAAGTTTGCCTTTGTGAATTCCAATGAGTTTAATAACGCATTCGTAGCGGCCAATCGGACGTGATTGGAGGGCTCCGATTTGCGCATGCCGTGGATGATGGCCGTAAGAATTTGATTGGACTGGTGTTCAAGAATTTCCGAGTTAATATCCTGGCAGATATATCCGATTGCCTCCAGGGTTGCTTCCCGCTCCATTTCAGTAGACTTTTCGTTGACCACATTGTCCACAAGCTTTTGCATGAGATTTTGCCACTGTCCA contains:
- the LOC129782029 gene encoding importin subunit beta-like, with translation LPVGQWQNLMQKLVDNVVNEKSTEMEREATLEAIGYICQDINSEILEHQSNQILTAIIHGMRKSEPSNHVRLAATNALLNSLEFTKANFEETAERNYIMEVVCEATQSSDTQICVAALQCLVKILSLYYQHMEAYMAQALFPITLEAMKSDNEQIALQGIEFWSNVSDEEIDLAIEAQEAADAGRPPNCVSRHYARGALQFLAPVLMEKLTRQEEFDDEDDWNPSKSAGVCLMLLATCCEDEIVPHVLPFVNNNIKSSNWRYRDAALMVFGSILSGLEGNTLKPLVEQAMPTLIELMYDQSVIVRDTCAWTFGRICEVIPEAAINEQYLEPLLKALLSGLKSEPRVATNVCWAFTGLSDAAYEAANDDPPPTYCLSQYFDFIISNLLETTDRADGAQANLRSSAYEALMEMIKNSPQDCYVSVQKTTMVILERLNQVLQMESHISTHTDRHQFNDLQSLLCATLQSVLRKVDAKDAPQISDAIMTALLTMFSSSSGKVGGVQEDALMAVSTLVDLLGEGFIKYMDAFKEYLYMGLKNHEEYQVCCTAVGLAGDICRGLKNKILPYCDEIMTLLLENLSNPSIHRSVKPQILSVFGDMALSIGPDFKKYLTIVLQMLTHATQVQIDTTDYDTIDYLNELRESVLEAYTGIVQGLKGLDKTPHEDVNLLQPHVAFIINYITSISKDTELSDGNIAIAAGLIGDMCTAFGPPLLQLVEDPQIQQLLNEGKKSSTSRTKTLANWALKEIKKLKPQVNDASWRH